Proteins encoded within one genomic window of Pongo pygmaeus isolate AG05252 chromosome 4, NHGRI_mPonPyg2-v2.0_pri, whole genome shotgun sequence:
- the RPS14 gene encoding small ribosomal subunit protein uS11: MAPRKGKEKKEEQVISLGPQVAEGENVFGVCHIFASFNDTFVHVTDLSGKETICRVTGGMKVKADRDESSPYAAMLAAQDVAQRCKELGITALHIKLRATGGNRTKTPGPGAQSALRALARSGMKIGRIEDVTPIPSDSTRRKGGRRGRRL; encoded by the exons ATGGCACCTcgaaaggggaaggaaaagaaggaagaacagGTCATCAGCCTCGGACCTCAGGTGGCTGAAGGAGAGAATGTATTTGGTGTCTGCCATATCTTTGCATCCTTCAATGACACTTTTGTCCATGTCACTGATCTTTCTGGCAA AGAAACCATCTGCCGTGTGACTGGTGGGATGAAGGTGAAGGCAGACCGAGATGAATCCTCACCATATGCTGCTATGTTGGCTGCCCAGGATGTGGCCCAGAGGTGCAAGGAACTGGGTATCACCGCCCTACACATCAAACTCCGGGCCACAGGAGGAAATAG GACCAAGACCCCTGGACCTGGGGCCCAGTCGGCCCTCAGAGCCCTTGCCCGCTCGGGTATGAAGATCGGGCGAATTG AGGATGTCACCCCCATCCCCTCTGACAGCACTCGCAGGAAGGGGGGTCGCCGTGGTCGCCGTCTGTGA